The region cactgcagcaagggattctgggaaatgacatgcagcccccgcctttcaccattatccccagcatacagtgctcccactgcagcaagggattctgggtaatgaggcATGCACACGAGCACACACAGTGCGTGACTTTTGGCTTCTAATCCACTGCAACATGGGATCCCCAAATAAGCGGAGGCCTGTCGCGTTCCACCGCTTTtcccagcacagcctgggttacagagtgtgtctgtgtgtgtctgtgtgtgtctgtgtgttatacaacacacaaaaatacagcgtgagcacattcacacgtcttagGCAgggctgcaaccctgcccttccccattatctcttagcatacactgcttccactgcaaccggggattctgggtaatgccatgcaaataatatatatatttttacacacacacaaatacacacacatatacacacacacacacatacacacacacatacacaaatacacacacacacacaaatacacacacacaaatacacacacacatacaaatacacacacacaaatacacacacatacaaacacacacacacacaaatacacacacatacacacacacaaatacacatacacccacacacacacacacacaaatacacacacacacacacaaatacacacaaacacaaatacacacacctatatGCACATACCTTTGTCTGTGATTAGAAGTTTGCAGGATAAGGATAAGGGTGTGATTGCGTGCTGATACACCAAGGCGGAAAGACTCCCTGTAACACAACACAGTGACACTGCTGTTATAATTAcacaatatatatctatatgtatatgtaaataaatacatacatagacacacacacagatatatatagagaAGCACAGAAGGACACATTGACCATTGTAAGCGTGCATAAAGTTGAATAACACAGAGGACTGGTTTGCTAGTGTAGAATTGCAGAAGTGAGGGGTCCGGCGCCCGAATGTAGACCCCCCCAGGGTGGCCAAACTCCGTCATCAAGTGGTCACCAACACTTCAGCTCTGAGGCTATCCCGATTTcggcacaggtggcccaatcagtggatCCTTCGCTTTGACCGAACCGCCggtgctgaagccgggatgtAATGGCGCCCCTGGTGGCTCTTGGGGACCATGGTTTGGCCACCCCACTGGTGTAGACTCGTCAGCATCGTTGTTACACCAGGGTGGGGGACATTGGGCGGGTTCCGAACCTCGACTTCGTGTGAATCAGCGGAGCGAGGCTACTGGAGCCtcacaagcccccctccccccccccctgtgtgggGGGGGTCTCGGCACTCACCGAAATAAGGTTCCTCGGCGGCGCCTTTCAGGTGGACCCCTTTGGAAGACGATTCGATCAAGAAATGCCGTACAAGGTCATTCGTCACCTCCCCTACGAACGGACAAAAAAAACCGATATGAGAGTCCCAGCCGGTGGGGGGTGCAGAACATGTAAGGCAGGTTAAGTGGTTAAAGTTCTGTTTAGGTACGTTACTCAATTATATACAttgaaatgaatatatatatatttatttatgtcatTGTATAGAATTGTATTGAAAAATAATGACACATCCGATTTGGTTAAGGTGTCAATTAGCTGCATTTGCCCTGTTACCCTTTGCagtacttggggggggggggggggggtccgacaGCCGCAGAACGAGACGTGCTATGCCAGTAGGGCACGGTAAGGTGTCCGCTCACTGTCCTTCCCTCGGCAGGACAAACCCCTTTGAGGTGGTTTGAAATCGGAGGTGGTTGTGTGCCGAGGTAGGCGTGAGCATCCTGCTGCCTTATCAACTGACAAAGGGGCGTGACACGGGGGTATTGTACGGCCGCTGTGAGTCACCATGAGTCACACGGTAACACACAGTCGCCCAGTCTGTTTACCCTTCCAGGGATGGGTCCGTGTCTCCTTTCCTGGGCCTCTCAGTGACTAAAATGTTGCTAATTTCCAGGTGATCCACTGGACGTCACATCACAGGTCCATCCAGGGCACCttacctccagtcctcaagggccaccaaccgacCAATACCAGCGTCGGCACAGGAGGTTccatcaaaatgactgagcccctTGAgttgaagccgggatatccttcaACCttggactttttggtggcccttgagaactggaattGCCAACACCGGTCAAGGTGTACATGGCTACATCTCTTGAATCCGTGTCCCCATTAGACCTTCAAAGTGCTCCTTTTCACCCCCTTGTATTCCACGTGTATTTTATTCACCGTGGTCAAAATCTACCTTCAAAAAAATGACGTGTCCAGCCTTATTACTATTATCGTTTGTTTATGAAGCACCAGCATATgctgcagtgcggtacaatgaaGGGGAACAGAATGATGTCGATGACATCAACAGAATGACATACCCGATAAGGAAAAAAATCAAGGGCATGAGCGCATACAGGAGATAATGAGGGCACCCTGCTCCTAAGACTGTACCATCTAGATAACGAGGCCCCAGGAGCTAAGTCCTGTTTATCTGATGACGGTTATCTACCTGGTTTGGATGGCATTGCCGGGACCTTCATGGCCAGCCCGAAGGAACCGCGGAAGGAGGTGCTGTCTCGGATAAGGAAAGACCCCGGCTCCTTCTCCTTCAGGAAGTCCACGgctgccgggggaggggggaagacaaAAAGACGTCAACGAAAACCCCACGCGGCTTACACGGCGACAACACCGATATCTgccgtcacagtctccatgggtaacgaattcacattgtaactgcccttactgtaaagaaccctttcctttgttgctggtgaaatctcctttcctccgaccttaagggacgaccccgagtcctttgtactgcccttgggatgaatagttcttttgaaagttccttgtattgtgcccgaatttatttttatatatttatcatatcccctccttgacgcctcttttctaatttaaACTAATCTAATTTAGCTCGCCTCCCCTCATCAAtgagattttccatccccttaatagaggagcataattatgtttacttcccttccagccatttcccgtttaatgcaagataagatcttgttcgcctttgcagctactgcctgactttgggcactattccCAAGCCTGCcgtctaccagcactcctaaatccttctccatcaagtgaTGTTAAATAAACCTAGCGTTTGATTTCTTTGGATGTTTTCTGAAGGCTGTGTAGCGAAAAAGGTACCCGCCATTGTTACTACCTGGTACGTCAATGTTACGGCAAAGTCCCATATAACTGGGTCACTTTGGTCTACACATTATTCGCTGCGTAACACACCAGGGAAGAACCTTGTGTATGTATGGTCCATCACATGTGTCcatagatgtatgtatgtattgataAGCTTTGCATAGCTATGTCATAATGGATACATTGAGATCAAGGTTGTAGGATTCTCCTGACCTACTGCGTTACCGTGTGGACAGCTGGACAGCCACCGGTCCCTTACCTTGGTCTCTTGTGATGCCGGGCTTGAACCAGTATTTAGAAGTGTCCATGACGAACTTCATGCTTGGCTGCCCGTCTCTGATGGGACCTACAAGAATAAGATTATCCTGTCATGCAAAGTCTTCCACTAGACTTGGGCCACCGGCAAATGATATTTGGAGACACGGCGGCCGGACGTTGCCCTAGGCGGGGCAATGCATTAAAGCTACCGTCTTTCAAATGGTAAAAGATTGTATTGTGTTGTGCATCCGTTTCTAAGGGGTTTATTAACGGATCTGCAAAACCACCGGTCAGGGCACCCTCagacggaaactcccattgatgtCAAGAAGTTccccgatcagcactattgcagtttaatgagtaGCTCCCCAAGTTTTATTCAACTGATATGGCTTTCGGCTTTGAACCAAAGTATACCATAGGcaggcattatatatatatatatccagtggtcgacaaatcacaaaaaaatctactcgccacctagtaccacacgtgtgctgcttgggccaataggagctcgccacgatgttaaatccactcgcccggggcgtgcaaatgtataggtttgtcgaacactgtctatatctctatatatatatatatatacgtcaaCGGGGGGTCTTCAAAGCTCACTACCGCAGTACCGAGCGCTGTTTTCAGCCGCAAGAAGCCCTTCCCGTTACTATAACGGGCGTGGGTGCAAATGAGATGCAGGAGAGGCGTTCCTTGTCACAGCGCCGATCCCCAGATTTAACAATGCCTTTGTTAGGTCAGTGGTGTCTCAACTCcagccccccaacccctccccccgcccccgccaAACAGGTGAGGATTTCTGGATATTCCGGCCTCAAGCAGTCCCTGCTCAgagggcctctgattgagccatctgtgctgaagctggggtatcctgaaaacctgatctgttggggggggggggagctttaagactggagttgagcccccctgaggaGTTAGGTCACACCTAAAGGTGGTGTTGGCCTATTCCATAGCTTGACGCATTAGAGAGCGGACACTAACAGCCATTGTTTTTGCCTATCATCAACTTTGTGGATGTGCGTTAACCTCAAGGAACAAAACGTCCGTTGCCGATTTTGATAACAGGACGTCTTGGCCCTTGACTTGAAGGACCTCTGTGGATACGGGACTTAGTGTTTCCACAACCATTAGCTAATCTTTTTTCCCTGGGTCAGGCTGTTTGTGGATCGTTGGTCAGTTGGCCATCTCCATATCCTTAAATTGGTAAGTAATGATTATATTATGCTTGGCGAGTTTATACGACCCTCTCAGCCAATGGCTGTCCCGGCGACCGCGACGACTCACTGTCtgagatggatgaaagggaagAGTCGGAGAAGGTCTTGTTGAACCTCGTGGCCGAGTTGACACTGGAAGATCCTCTTCGCAGGGGCCCGCCGAGCGAACTCTTGGACGATATAGGGTAGCTGTCGCCATTCTCTAGGCACCCGTTGACCAGAAGGATAGGGATATCCATGCTGGAGTTGCTGACGGATGGGGGGCAGCTGTTGGCGTGGACCTTTATTAAGGTGGGAGTGCGGGGGTCTGTCTTGCTTTGGTGGGGCATCTTGGGTTGACATGTGTTAGAGCTAAATATATCAGGGTTATTGTCAAAATAATATTTGGGCGTCATAGGGGACATTATTCCAGGGCTGTGTAAATTGGAAAAAGATCCCAAGGACCCAAAGGGGCTAAATGTTGACCTTGGAGTGAACGGTTGGCCGTCATAATCATCATGGGCCAGAGAATGGGTACTGTGAAGGTGGGAACAAAAAAAGCACGAGTGAATCCGAATGTCTTCTACAGGTCTACCAATCTGcttccttccacccccccccccccccccattatcaaACATCATACATAAGAAAGGATGACCCTAACTGTTTGGTACACTTTGGGGATTATGTATGGAGTTCCCCGAATGGGTGTAGTATGAAGACAATAGAAGACCTCCAATCGTTGGTGTTAATGAAACTGTCCAATTCGGGAGGGCATTAACTTTACCTGCCAAACGAACATGTGTCCGTAGAGACGCAGACTTCATACATGTCCTACTTATGTGTGCTTTGTTTAACTCCTCCATAACTTCTCCtgttgatgcccccccccccccggcccccaaATCAAAAGCTGTATAACGAAATAGATTCCACGGAGGTCACTGTTCTCAAGAGCGTGAACTCTAAACGATTAAAACCCAGGGCTCGGCTCACCTCCCCAGGATATAGCTGGTGTCTGACCCGGGGCTGTTGGACAAACCGGAGACCTCGCTGGTTCGGAAAGAGGACCTCTGGCACTGCACGGTTTCTGAGCCCAGCGACGTGGACAGGGTGTAATCGTCGTGTTGGCGGGACATCTGAAGTGGGATGGGGATACTCTCCGTGGCTTGGTGGCTGTCTCCAGTGGAAGGACGTTGGTGATAACTCTGTCGGCCGCTGCTGTCCGCACGGGTCCCGCAGAAGACCACGCTGCCGTTGGGGGAGCAGTTGTCCCTCTGCGCCCCTCTGGAGACCAGGATGCCCTCGTGCTTCTGCATGGGGCTGGACGACCGTTGCATGGTCTCCTGGCACACCGCTCGCTTGGGATTCACCTCCACGCACCTTATCGCTGACAACGAACAAGACAAAAACACAACATTATGGAAGAACCCAATGCCTACTGGCAAATGCACACGTCAAGTGTCACTTTTTAGCTTCCCATGCGTTTTAAACACGGATTCCCCCGCAGCCTTTGCATCCAGCTTGCAGGGGTTAATACATTGCATTCATCCAAGGGACACGGAGTTTGACTTCAGTATCTGCGTTGCCTGGGGACCTTCTCACTCTGCTGGCCGCAGGACTTACATTCTGCTGGAAACAGCTGCCTTCTCAGAGAAAGAAAACACTCGTGTGCTAAGCTCTTACTAATGTGTAGTGACGGCAGACAGTGTTAGCGTGTGCGGAGTCTGTATGCTGAGGCGTGTTGGTACGTGTGGGGAAGGTGTGAGCCTCTGGGGTATGTGtgtttttaaacactgcaaaatgtacgatatatatatatatacacacatatatatatatacacacacacacacacacacacacacacacatacacacgcatatactgtatacagtatatagtggcaCATAaagggttgtgtgtgtatgtgtgtatatatatatatatatatatatatatatatatgtctcgttcattgggagggcagtctcacttagTGGAGGGCAGTCTTGCTCACGGGGAGGGCAGTCTCGATCAcggggagggcagtctcacttagtggagggcagtctcgctcatgGGGAGGGCATTCTCGCTCATGGggagggcagtctcgctcatggggagggcagtctcgctcacggggagggcagtctcgctcacggggagggcagtctcacttagtggagggcagtctcgctcatgGGGAGGGCATTCTCCCTCATGgggagggcagtgtcactcagtgAAGGGCAGTCTCGCTCATGGGGAGGGCAGTCTTGCTCATGGggagggcagtctcgctcatggagagggcagtctcgctcatggggagggcagtctcgctcatggggagggcagtctcactcagtgaagggcagtctcactcatggggagggcagtctcactcatggggagggcagtctcactcatggggagggcagtctcactcagtgaagggcagtctcactcatggggagggcagtctcactcatgggGAGGGCAGTCCCACTCATGGggagggcagtctcgctcatggggagggcagtctcgctcatggggagggcagtctcgctcatggggagggcagtctcgctcatggggagggcagtctcgctcatggggagggcagtctcgctcatggggagggcagtctcgctcatggggagggcagtctcacttaaCTTCGTACAGTATAACTTAGGTGCAGTCTCCCTCTCTGAAATAATAATTATTCTATGGCAATATGTTTTCGGTCTAGAACCTCCCAAATCTACATTTTGGGTTCCTGGTCCTTTATAGCTACACACCCTCTGCCAAAAGGCATCATTTGCCAAGGGTAACCACTCCAGCATAACCTTCTTCCCATGCCCGACCACCCTGTGACACGAGTGAACCACCCAGCCTACTCCTTCCCCCGGAGGTATAAGCCAGGGATACGATGCCTCACGCCTGGCGCATCCCGTGAGGCATTAAAATCTTTCCCCCTCAATAACAGAGCTACCTCACCCGGGCTGGGTTTTTAATTATTCAGAACAAACGAGCCTTCCGGGCATCAGATTGCAGAATGATCGGAACAGAACAAGTCTCTGCAAAACGCTAATCTCACACTCTCTCGCCAAGCCGCAGGGCCCCATCTCAATTACTTTGTTATGTCTGTTAGATGTTTGGACTTTTCCATAGGTGCAGGGACAATGGTACCATTTGTCTGTAGAACGTCTACTCTTCACCAGCCTGTCCATATCTGTGAGGTTACCTTGAAGACCTCAAACTGCCCCAGTTAGGGGAATTTGGGGAACCTCGTGAATACCCAGGATGACCAGAGCCACTTCAGAACCTCCCAGTAGTGAGGTGGTAAATGTCACTTGGCTTGGAAGCAGGTGACCACCAGGTCAAACCACTTCACCGACCTGTACCTCAAACTTAAGGCTTAAAAatgacagggg is a window of Ascaphus truei isolate aAscTru1 chromosome 23, aAscTru1.hap1, whole genome shotgun sequence DNA encoding:
- the TNS4 gene encoding tensin-4 — translated: MSQVIPNHVIRVGQSVCMAPKEDGGVLRQATYPGSVSVTTKCSYFSSERCVGQVSQEVSGHTLARTGIYGGEMNPASNPVFRVVEKVAHRPRDNHQAVPGGTGMATYPTKGEPEQEACDPGNPMSPSLDISIDNLNKLILQLDPTFQPLPIKCNQVRRSSARDPSPSRPVATETTNPPAIRCVEVNPKRAVCQETMQRSSSPMQKHEGILVSRGAQRDNCSPNGSVVFCGTRADSSGRQSYHQRPSTGDSHQATESIPIPLQMSRQHDDYTLSTSLGSETVQCQRSSFRTSEVSGLSNSPGSDTSYILGSTHSLAHDDYDGQPFTPRSTFSPFGSLGSFSNLHSPGIMSPMTPKYYFDNNPDIFSSNTCQPKMPHQSKTDPRTPTLIKVHANSCPPSVSNSSMDIPILLVNGCLENGDSYPISSKSSLGGPLRRGSSSVNSATRFNKTFSDSSLSSISDSPIRDGQPSMKFVMDTSKYWFKPGITRDQAVDFLKEKEPGSFLIRDSTSFRGSFGLAMKVPAMPSKPGEVTNDLVRHFLIESSSKGVHLKGAAEEPYFGSLSALVYQHAITPLSLSCKLLITDKDQSDGDSSPDSPPGGAGSELKSSAACNVLYLNSVSTETLTGTSAVQKAVSATFERANLPTPTIVHFKATEQGVTLTDVQRKVFFRRHYPVSSLSFCSVDPELRKWQKHCRSSRIFGFVAKSPTDPSDNVCHLFAEYDVIQPASPLISFLTHLIQQQERV